Within the Leptotrichia sp. oral taxon 498 genome, the region TGAAGTTGCGAGATTCTTAAGTACTATTTAGTTTCTTTTGAATATCTAGTATTCAAACACTAGCTAATTTCCTTAAGACTTTAATGGACAAGCTCTCCACCAAGAACATTAGCGTCCTGTTGACTCGGTTCAAAACCAGTTTTATTATTTAACTATTTCAAATTTTTTCGTTGCCAAAAAATATGCCATTCATCTCATTCCTTGCGTCGGGAGTGTCTGGCATAACTCATAAAAATATATAATTAAGAAAGTTTATTTATTTGTAGGTGCGACTGTTGGAGTTTTATTTTCTATTAAATCTTTTGGATATGATTTGTCATTTGTAAAAGCCCAAGTACCATTATAAAAATAGTTACCATTGTTATTAACTAGGTCTTTTCCAGCTTTTAAGTGCATAAATTTATATTTTTTTAAATAATTTTCAACTTTATCTTTATCTTGAATTAAAATTCCAATTTTTACATTTTCATAATTTTCGCCATCAAATATGCAGTTTTCAAAGTCGATGTCCACACGGCTGTCTTTTTCATTAATTTTTTTATAATCTCCATGTGATTTTGGAACTTTACAATAAGAATTTTTTTCTAATTTTGCAGTTTTTTCATGATTTTTTTCAGCAAAAGCTGCAAAAGAAAATAAGATTAATAATGCTAATATACCTTTTTTCATTTCATTATTCCTTCTTTCTATAATTTTTTATTATAACACCTGTCATATATTTTACATAATTATTATAACAGATATTCAAAGATTTTGCAATGATAATTTTAAAAAAATAAGAAAATAAGATGAAATTAATAAAAAAATAGTAAAGATAATATAAAATTATCATTACTATTTTGGATTTTTTTAACTAAAAAATATTTGTAAATCATTATCAACAGTAGTTATACCAGTCAGACCAAATTGTTCATTCAATAAACTTGCAACGTTTTTAGAAATGAATGCTGGTAAAGTCGGACCAATATGAATATTCTTAATTCCTAAGTAAAGTAACGCAAGCAGTACAATTACGGCTTTTTGTTCATACCATGCAATGTTAAATTCGATTGGCAAGTCATTTATATCGTTTGCATTAAAAATTTCTTTTAATTTTAGTGCCACAACTGCCCAAGAATAAGAATCGTTACATTGTCCAGCATCAAGCACTCTAGGTATGCCGTCAATATCTCCCAGATTTAATTTATTATATCTGAATTTTGCACATCCTGATGTTAAAATTACCACATCTTTTGGCAATTTTTTTGCAAATTCAGCATAATATTTTCTTGTTGTCTGTCTTGCATCACATCCGCTCATAACTATAAATTTTTTAATTGCTCCTGATTTTACTGCCTCGACAATTTTATCAGCAAGGGCAAATACCTGACCATGTGCAAATCCACCTGTGATTGTTCCACTTTCAATTTCGGTTGGCGATTTACATTTTTTTGCTAATTCTATAACTTCACTAAAGTCAATTTTCCCATTTTCGTCTGTTTTCAATTTTTTCCAGCCTGGAAGTCCTGTTGCATTTAATGTAAATATTCTGTCGTTGTAAGTAGCATTTTTCTTAGGCGGAACTAAGCAATTTGTAGTAAATACGACAGGTCCATTAAATGTTTCAAATTCTGTTGTCTGATGATACCAAGCATTTCCGTAATTTCCAACTAAATGCTTGTATTTTTTTAATTCAGGATAGTAGTGAGCTGGCAACATTTCTGAATGTGTGTAAACATCAATTCCAGTTCCTTCAGTTTGCTCTAAAAGTTCTTTTATATCTTTTAAATCGTGTCCAGAAATCAAAATTCCAGGATTTTTTCCAACTCCTATATTTACTTTTGTCATTTCAGGCGTTCCAAAAGCTGAATTATTTGCTCTGTCTAGAAGTGCCATCACATCTACACCAAATTTTCCAGTTTCAAAGACAAGGTTTGTAAGTTTTTCAGCACTCAAGTCGTTATCTTCAGTCGCAATTAATGCTTTTTCAAAAAAGTCAAAAATTTCGTTACTTTCAAATTTTAAGTTTAGTGCGTGAAAACCATAAGCAGAAAGCCCTTTTAGTCCATATAAAATTATTTCCCGAAGTGAACGGATGTCTTCATTTTCAGTTCTCAAAACTCCAATTTCATGGGCTAGATCTACTAAGTCACAGCTTTCATCAAACTCAAAAGTGGCAAGTCTTGAACCTTCAAATTTAGAATCAATCAAAATTTTTGTATTTTCCAATTCTTTTGCTAAAAATTTTCTTAATTTTATGCCTTCGTAGATATATTCTTTGATTTCCTCTCCATCAAAATTCGCATTTGTTATAGTTGAAAAAAGTGCACGATATAAATATTCATTTACATTTTCATAAATTTTATTATTTTGTCTAAGTTTGTTTGAATAAAGTGCAACTCCTTTTACAACAAAAATAAGCACATCTTGTAAATTTGAAACTTCGTCATTTTTCCCACAGACTCCCATAACTGTACAGCCTTGATTTCTACTTGTTTCCTGACATTGAAAACAAAACATGTTATTCATAATTTTCTCTCCATTTTTAATTTATTTTTTTTTGAAATATTTAATTTTAAAATCTCCACAATTTTAAAATTAATTTTTTATTATTTCAACAAAAAAATTATATAATAAATTAAAAATAAATTCTGTAACTTATATCACACTTTTTAATTTTTTTTGAAAATAAATTTTATATAAAATTATTTTTTTAAATATTTTTTTACAATTTCTCTATCGTCAAAATGAATTTTTTCTTTTCCAATTATTTGATAAGTTTCGTGCCCTTTTCCAGCGATTAAAAGGCTATCTCCTTTCTGAAGCATTCCTAGTCCTCTTTTTATCGCTTTTTCCCTATCGGCGACAATTAAATATTTATCAAATGGATAATCAATTTGAACAAGTCCTTTTTCAATTGCAGCTAAAATTGAAATTGGATTTTCTGTTCTGGGATTGTCAGAAGTTAAAATTATAAAGTCGCTAAATTTTGCAGCAGCTTTTGCCATTTTTGGTCTTTTATCGTGATCTCTGTCTCCACCCGCTCCAAAAATTGTAATCACTCTGTTGTCAGTAATTTTTTGCAAAGTTTTTCCAATATTTAAAAGCCCATCGTCTGTGTGAGCGAAATCTACAACAATTCTAGCTTCCAAATCATTTTTAATAGTTTCAAATCTTCCTGGAATTGAAGAAATATTTGATAATTTTTCTAAAATGTAGTCGATGTCAATTCCCATTGATAAAAGACCGGCAACGCATCCTAAAATGTTATAAAGATTGTAATCTCCAATTAAGTTCACTTCCACAACATATTCAGATTCATTTGAAATAGAACTAATTTTCTCGAAATAATTTTTAGCATTAATTTTTATTTTCATTCCGTCATTTGTGTAATTGATAATTTCTCCGTAAACATCGGCACTTTTATCATTTTTTGAAAATGAGATGTAGTTTCTTCCACGATTTTCTTCAAAAATTATTTTTCCATATTTGTCGTCAATGTTTATAATTCCAGCGCCATCACTTTTTAACAGTGTAAATATTTTTTTCTTGGCATTGAAATAGTTTTCCATTGTTTTGTGAAAATCTAAGTGGTCTTGAGTTAAATTCGTAAAAATTGCACTGTCAAATTTTAACATATCCACTCGTCCAATTTGAAGAGCATGGGAACTCACTTCCATTATAAAATATTTTGCACCCATTTTTACACTTTTATCTATTAATTTTATTAATTCAAGTGATTCTGGAGTTGTATTTACAGTTGGAAAATTTTCGTTTAGAATACGATTTCCAGTTGTTCCAATCCGAGCAGTTTTTTCTAAAATATTTTCTAAAATGAAACTTGATGTAGTTTTTCCGTTTGTTCCAGTGATACCGATTATTTTTATTTTATTTTGTGGAAAGTCATAAAAATTTGAAGCGATGATTCCTAATTTTTTTCTTATATTTGAGATGAAAACAAAAGTAATATTTTTTGAATTTTCATATCTTTCAGGATTTACCATTTTTTCAACGACAATCATTTTTGCACCTTTGTCAATTGCACTTTGAATAAATTCGTGTCCATCAACAACGCTTCCAATCATAGCGATAAAGACGAAGTCATTTTCTATTTTTCTGGAATCATATTCTATACCTTTTATTTCAAAAGTTTCCCCTTCGTGAAAAACTTCATAGTCAACATTTTCAAAAATTTTATACATTCATTATCATCTCCTATTTATCTTTTTAAAGATTTTAAATATTATATTTTTATTATATCACTTTTATTTAGTTTTTTTAAGTTTAAAAATTTTATTTTGTTGAAAAATAATAAAAAAAATTGTAAAATATATTAAATAAAAATAAGGAGAATTTTATGAGATATGAAAATTTAAAAGAAAGATTTTTTAGATATGTGAAATTTGAAACAAGGTCAGATGAAAATAGCGCTTCAATTCCATCGACACCTTCACAAATCAAATTTGCCAAAATGCTAAAGCGTGAATTGGAAGAAATAGGACTAGAAGATGTCAGCATAGACAGCACCTGTTTTGTAAATGCAACTCTCCCAGCTAATTTTGATAAGAAAGTACCAACAATAGGATTCATTGCTCATATGGATACAGCAGATTTTAATGCAAGAAATGTAAGTCCAAAAGTTTTTGAAAATTATGACGGAAATGATCTTTTATTAAATGAAAATTTAAAAGTGATTTTGTCGCCAAAAGAATTTCCAAATTTGAAAAATTATATTGGAAAAACTTTGATTACGACTGATGGAACAACGCTTTTGGGAGCTGATGACAAAGCTGGAATTGTGGAAATCATTGAAGCAATGAAATTTTTGATTGAAAATCCACAGATTAAGCATGGAAAAGTGAAAATAGCCTTTGGTCCAGATGAAGAAATAGGTAGAGGCGCGGATAATTTTGATGTAAAAAAATTTGGTGCAGATTTTGCATATACAATGGATGGCGGACCAGTTGGAGAACTTCAATATGAATGTTTTAATGCGGCACAGTCAACTTTTAAAATAAAAGGAAAAAGTGTTCATCCAGGAACGGCAAAAAATAAAATGATTAATGCAAATGTTGTAGCAATGGAAATTGCAGATAGTTTTCCAGAAGAAGAAGTGCCAGAAAAAACAGAAGGTTATGAAGGCTTTTATTTGCTTGAAAAAATGACTTCAAACATTGAAGAAGGGAAAATGTCATATATTTTGCGTGATCACGATAGAGAAAAATTTGAAGCAAAAAAAGAATTTGTAAAAAAAGTTGCTAAAAAAATAAATGAAAAATATGGTGATAAAATTGTAGAAGTTGAGATAAGAGATCAATATTATAACATGCGAGAAATTATAAAAAATCATATGAATGTTGTAGAAATTGCTCAAAAAGCTATGAAAAATGTTGGAGTTAAGCCAGTGATTGAGCCAATTCGCGGGGGAACAGATGGTTCAAAAATCTCGTTTAAGGGTCTTCCAACTCCGAATATTTTTGCAGGTGGGGAAAATTTTCACGGAAAATATGAATTTGTTGCACTTGAAAGTATGATTTTGGCAACTGATGTGATTGTGGAAATTGTGAAGTTGAATGGAGAAGGGAAATAATGAATGAGAAAAGCGTTAGTGAAAACATATATATATGAATTAATTTTTTTGTGTATTTATTTAACAGTTATGAATAAACTTTTGGAAATTTTTGAAGAAAAATTTATTTTAGGAGTTTTTATAATTTTAATAATAAACATAGTGGTGTTTTTTTATTTGATAATTTATTTAATAATTTCTTTAAGATCACAATATCATGTGTATAAATTGAATCTTTCAAAAAGTATTGTGATGGAGAAAAAATTATATAAGATTAAAAAAATTAATATTATGAAAGATATTCATAGAATTAATTTGTCAGCCTATTACTGGTTATTAGATAAAGAGGAAGAAGCATTGAGGTATTTGAATGAAGTGAGAATAAGCAGGTTTACATTGCCAATAGTGAGATATTGTTATTATATGAATTTAGCAGAATATAAATATTACGATGGAAAAAAAGAAGAAGCTAGAAAAATACTTGATGAGAATATTAAGAAAGAATCTAACAAAAACTTATTAGAAATTTTTTTAGATTATGAAGATAATCCTAAACAAAAGGTTTTTGAACTTGAAAAAATATTACCAAAACAGAGAAATAGATTGTATAAAATGCAAGTGGAGAATGCTTTGGCAATAGCATATGAAGAAATTGGAAATTTTGAAAAAGCATTGGAATTTTATAAGAAAGTGGCTGAAAAGGAAAGTGAAATTTATTTTATTAAAGTTGCGAAAGAAAAGGTTTTGGAGTTAAGTTTAAAGAATAAAGAAATGTAGCAGGAAAGGATATGAGATAAAATGTTTGATTTAGCAGGTGAGGTTGCTCTTGTTACAGGAGGAGCAAAGGGAATTGGAAAAGGAATTGCAAAAGCATTGAAACAGGCTGGGGCAAAGGTTATTATTGGAGATATTGATAAGGAAAAAGGGGAGATGACAGCAAATGAGCTGGATGGGGATTTTTACTATCTTGATGTTATAAATAAAGAACAAGTGCAGTATGTTGTTCAAAGCATTTGTGAAAAATATGGAAAATTGAGTATTCTTTGTTCAAATGCAGGAATTTTCCCGCAAGTGACTATTGAAAATATGACGGAAGAAGATTGGGATAAGGTTCAGAATATAAATGTAAAAGGAGCTTTTTTGGTAATACAAGCGACATTGAAACATATGAAAAAACAAAATTATGGACATATAGTATTAACATCTTCAATTACAGGTGATATTACTGGATATCCAGGATGGGCACATTATGGAGCGAGTAAAGCGGCTCAATTAGGATTTATGCGAACTGCAGCTTTAGAATATGCAAAATATGGAATTACAATTAATGCTATTCAACCAGGGAATATTTTGACAGATGGATTAATAGAAGCTGGAGAAGAATATATGAATAAAATGAAAAGTGTCATTCCAGTTAATGTTTTAGGAAAACCTGAAGATATTGGATATACAGCTGTTTTCTTGGCAAGTCGTGAAGCAGGATTTATTACAGGGCAAAGAATAGTTGTAGATGGTGGACAAATATTGCCAGAAACACCTGACTTTCAATAAATAAAATATTTTTATTTTCTTTTGAAAAAAGTGTTGAAATTATTGTATATTTCGTGTTAAAATAATATAATTAAAAAAAGTAATATAAAAAATATGGTTTAGTTAGGGAAATTTTGAAAGATAAGAAAAATAAACAAAGTTTAAAAATAAAATGAGGAGGAATCTTAAAATGAGTCAAAAAGATAAAGTTGTAATTTCTGAAGGATTGACATTTGACGATGTGCTTCTTATTCCGCAAGCGTCGGAAGTAGCGCCTAATCAAGTTATATTAAAGACAAAGTTGACTAAAAATTTGGAATTGAATGTGCCAATTTTAAGTGCAGCTATGGATACTGTAACAGAATCAAAACTTGCGATTGCTATTGCAAGAGAAGGTGGAATTGGGTTTATTCATAAAAATATGACCATTGAAAGACAAGCTGAAGAAGTGGCAAGAGTTAAAAGATATGAGAGCGGAATGATTACAAATCCTGTTACATTGCGGCAAGATGCCATTTTAGAAGATGCTAATAAACTTATGAGAGAATATAAAATTTCAGGACTTCCAGTAGTTGATGGCGAAGGAAATTTAAAAGGGATTATTACAAATAGAGATTTAAAATATAGAGAAGATTTGTCATCTAAAGTGACAGAAGTTATGACAAAAGAAAATTTAATAACAGCGCCAGTCGGAACTACATTGGATGAAGCAAAAACAATATTACTTCAACATAGAATTGAAAAATTGCCAATTGTAGAAGGAACAAAACTAAAAGGATTAATCACGATAAAAGATATTGACAATGTAATAAATTATCCAAATGCCGCAAAAGACAGTCAAGGACGACTTCGTGTGGGAGCTGGAGTTGGTGTTGGACCTGATTCTGTGAGAAGAGTTCAAGCTTTAGTTGAAGCTGGAGTTGATATAATTGCGGTGGATTCGGCTCATGGGCACTCAAAAGCGGTTATTAATAAAATTAAAGAAATTAGAGAAGCTTTTCCAAAATTGGACATTATCGGTGGAAATATTGTTACGAAGGAAGCCGCACTTGATTTGATTGAAGCTGGAGTAAATGCAGTAAAAGTTGGTGTTGGACCTGGCTCAATCTGTACGACGAGGGTTGTGTCAGGAGTAGGAGTTCCACAGATTTCAGCAGTTATGGACGTTGCTGAAGTTTGTAGTGAAAAAGGAATTGGAGTAATAGCAGATGGGGGAATTAAATTGTCTGGGGACGTGGTAAAAGCAATTGCCGCTGGAGCAGATTGTGTAATGCTTGGTGGAATGCTTGCTGGAACTGATGAAGCACCAGGAGAAGAAATTTTATATAACGGAAGAAAATTCAAAACTTATGCTGGAATGGGTTCGCTTGCAGCTATGAAAAGAGGAAGTAAGGACAGATATTTCCAATTGGAATCAGCCACAGAAAAATTAGTTCCAGAAGGAATAGAGTCAATGGTTCCATATAAAGGTGCATTAAAAGACACGGTTTATCAAATTTGTGGAGGACTTCGCTCAGGAATGGGGTATTGCGGAACTCCGACAATTGAAGATTTGAAATTGAATGGAAAATTTGTGAAAATTACAGGAGCAGGACTTAAAGAAAGTCATCCGCACGATGTAATTATTACAAAAGAAGCTCCAAATTACAATAATTCAAATAAATAAAAAAATAAAAGGCTGTCTTAAAAATTATTTTTAAGGCAGTCTGAAGTTTAAGATTAAATGGACTTTGAAAGGAAAAAAATGAAAAAAATAAAAAATTTGATTATTTATTCAGTGATGGTTTTTGGAATGAGCAGTTTTGTTTATTCTTATGAAGATTATTATGAAAAAGTTTACATTGTAAAAGTATCCAAAGGCGATATTTTTAAGAAGTTGAATGTGACAAAAAAACAACAGAAAAAATTAGAAAAAATATTTGATAAATATCAAAATAAAGCAAAAGATATTGAAAAAGAATTAATAACATTTGAAGAAAAAAAAGAAAAAATTGGAAAAATTGAAATACAAAGATACGAAGAAATTGCAAAAATTCTGACAAATGAGCAGTTAGAAGAATATAATTCTTATATAAATTCAAAAAAACAGTCTTTTAACGAAAAAATTGACAGAATAAAAAAACTTGAAGATAATGTGAGTTTGTCTAATGAACAAAAAGCAAAGGTACTAAAATTTGAGCGTGATTTTAAAAGAAACGTAGAAAAATTAAAAAATGATAGATTGAGTGTAGAAATGTTTACACAAAAATATGAAGAATTAAAACAAAAAAGAAATGAACAAATTCGTTCAGTTTTGACAGATGAACAAAGTAAATATTTTAGTGAAAATTAAAAGATAACAGAGTAGATTTTAAAAATTTACTCTATTTTTTGTTTAATTAATATTTTCACAAATTCTACTGTCATTTAATTGAGAATTCGGTTTTAAAAAAAATAAAAATAATCTTGATTTTTTTAGTGTATTTGATAAAATCAAAGTATAAAAAAAGTATTGGAGGAATTTTTATGGTTGGAAATGTAAAAAACGAAATTGGAGTATTATTTTCAAAAGATAATTTTATGTTGATTAAGAAAAAACTAAAAAAAGATGAGAAAATTGAAAAACATAATCACGAAAACGAAGAGATTATTTTTACGGTTCTAAAAGGAAAAGTGGAAGTGTTTTTAAATGAAAAAGAAAATCATATTTTAGTGCCAGGAGAAATTCTACAATTTGATGGAATAAACTTTATAAGTGCAGTTGCAATAGAAGATTCTGAATTTAGCGTCACGCTTATAAAAAAATAGATGAATTTATTTTGTCTAAAGATAATTGGCATAATAACAATGTTTATTGACCATTATCACTATATAATAGTTGGAAATCAAATATTTAACATAATTGGAAGAATTGCTTTTCCGATATTTGCGTTTTCCCTTAATGAAGGTTATTTTCACACAAGCAATTTGAAAAAATATTTAATTAGATTATTTACTTTTGCAGTAATTATACAAATTCCTGCAATTTTATTTAAACTTAATTATCCAGTTAATATATTTTTTACACTATTTTTTGGATTACTTGCAATTTATATTTTAAATTTAAAAAATAAAAAAATGCCTTTATATATTTTTGTTTTTTTAAAAATATTTTTGATATTCTTAATTTTTTATATAAGTAAAAAATTTAAATTTGATTATGGAATATATGGAATTTTGCTTATAATAATTTTTAATATATTTAGAAACAAAAAATTATTTTTATTCTTAGCGTTTTTTTTATTAAATTTGGCAGTTGTAGTTTTCCCAAATATTTTTGGATTATTTAAAATACAGTTTTTTTCAATGTTTTCATT harbors:
- a CDS encoding MarR family transcriptional regulator is translated as MKKGILALLILFSFAAFAEKNHEKTAKLEKNSYCKVPKSHGDYKKINEKDSRVDIDFENCIFDGENYENVKIGILIQDKDKVENYLKKYKFMHLKAGKDLVNNNGNYFYNGTWAFTNDKSYPKDLIENKTPTVAPTNK
- the hcp gene encoding hydroxylamine reductase, translated to MNNMFCFQCQETSRNQGCTVMGVCGKNDEVSNLQDVLIFVVKGVALYSNKLRQNNKIYENVNEYLYRALFSTITNANFDGEEIKEYIYEGIKLRKFLAKELENTKILIDSKFEGSRLATFEFDESCDLVDLAHEIGVLRTENEDIRSLREIILYGLKGLSAYGFHALNLKFESNEIFDFFEKALIATEDNDLSAEKLTNLVFETGKFGVDVMALLDRANNSAFGTPEMTKVNIGVGKNPGILISGHDLKDIKELLEQTEGTGIDVYTHSEMLPAHYYPELKKYKHLVGNYGNAWYHQTTEFETFNGPVVFTTNCLVPPKKNATYNDRIFTLNATGLPGWKKLKTDENGKIDFSEVIELAKKCKSPTEIESGTITGGFAHGQVFALADKIVEAVKSGAIKKFIVMSGCDARQTTRKYYAEFAKKLPKDVVILTSGCAKFRYNKLNLGDIDGIPRVLDAGQCNDSYSWAVVALKLKEIFNANDINDLPIEFNIAWYEQKAVIVLLALLYLGIKNIHIGPTLPAFISKNVASLLNEQFGLTGITTVDNDLQIFFS
- a CDS encoding UDP-N-acetylmuramoyl-L-alanyl-D-glutamate--2,6-diaminopimelate ligase, whose protein sequence is MYKIFENVDYEVFHEGETFEIKGIEYDSRKIENDFVFIAMIGSVVDGHEFIQSAIDKGAKMIVVEKMVNPERYENSKNITFVFISNIRKKLGIIASNFYDFPQNKIKIIGITGTNGKTTSSFILENILEKTARIGTTGNRILNENFPTVNTTPESLELIKLIDKSVKMGAKYFIMEVSSHALQIGRVDMLKFDSAIFTNLTQDHLDFHKTMENYFNAKKKIFTLLKSDGAGIINIDDKYGKIIFEENRGRNYISFSKNDKSADVYGEIINYTNDGMKIKINAKNYFEKISSISNESEYVVEVNLIGDYNLYNILGCVAGLLSMGIDIDYILEKLSNISSIPGRFETIKNDLEARIVVDFAHTDDGLLNIGKTLQKITDNRVITIFGAGGDRDHDKRPKMAKAAAKFSDFIILTSDNPRTENPISILAAIEKGLVQIDYPFDKYLIVADREKAIKRGLGMLQKGDSLLIAGKGHETYQIIGKEKIHFDDREIVKKYLKK
- the pepT gene encoding peptidase T; the encoded protein is MRYENLKERFFRYVKFETRSDENSASIPSTPSQIKFAKMLKRELEEIGLEDVSIDSTCFVNATLPANFDKKVPTIGFIAHMDTADFNARNVSPKVFENYDGNDLLLNENLKVILSPKEFPNLKNYIGKTLITTDGTTLLGADDKAGIVEIIEAMKFLIENPQIKHGKVKIAFGPDEEIGRGADNFDVKKFGADFAYTMDGGPVGELQYECFNAAQSTFKIKGKSVHPGTAKNKMINANVVAMEIADSFPEEEVPEKTEGYEGFYLLEKMTSNIEEGKMSYILRDHDREKFEAKKEFVKKVAKKINEKYGDKIVEVEIRDQYYNMREIIKNHMNVVEIAQKAMKNVGVKPVIEPIRGGTDGSKISFKGLPTPNIFAGGENFHGKYEFVALESMILATDVIVEIVKLNGEGK
- the fabG gene encoding 3-oxoacyl-ACP reductase FabG, with the translated sequence MFDLAGEVALVTGGAKGIGKGIAKALKQAGAKVIIGDIDKEKGEMTANELDGDFYYLDVINKEQVQYVVQSICEKYGKLSILCSNAGIFPQVTIENMTEEDWDKVQNINVKGAFLVIQATLKHMKKQNYGHIVLTSSITGDITGYPGWAHYGASKAAQLGFMRTAALEYAKYGITINAIQPGNILTDGLIEAGEEYMNKMKSVIPVNVLGKPEDIGYTAVFLASREAGFITGQRIVVDGGQILPETPDFQ
- the guaB gene encoding IMP dehydrogenase — its product is MSQKDKVVISEGLTFDDVLLIPQASEVAPNQVILKTKLTKNLELNVPILSAAMDTVTESKLAIAIAREGGIGFIHKNMTIERQAEEVARVKRYESGMITNPVTLRQDAILEDANKLMREYKISGLPVVDGEGNLKGIITNRDLKYREDLSSKVTEVMTKENLITAPVGTTLDEAKTILLQHRIEKLPIVEGTKLKGLITIKDIDNVINYPNAAKDSQGRLRVGAGVGVGPDSVRRVQALVEAGVDIIAVDSAHGHSKAVINKIKEIREAFPKLDIIGGNIVTKEAALDLIEAGVNAVKVGVGPGSICTTRVVSGVGVPQISAVMDVAEVCSEKGIGVIADGGIKLSGDVVKAIAAGADCVMLGGMLAGTDEAPGEEILYNGRKFKTYAGMGSLAAMKRGSKDRYFQLESATEKLVPEGIESMVPYKGALKDTVYQICGGLRSGMGYCGTPTIEDLKLNGKFVKITGAGLKESHPHDVIITKEAPNYNNSNK
- a CDS encoding viral A-type inclusion protein, translated to MKKIKNLIIYSVMVFGMSSFVYSYEDYYEKVYIVKVSKGDIFKKLNVTKKQQKKLEKIFDKYQNKAKDIEKELITFEEKKEKIGKIEIQRYEEIAKILTNEQLEEYNSYINSKKQSFNEKIDRIKKLEDNVSLSNEQKAKVLKFERDFKRNVEKLKNDRLSVEMFTQKYEELKQKRNEQIRSVLTDEQSKYFSEN
- a CDS encoding cupin domain-containing protein, which translates into the protein MVGNVKNEIGVLFSKDNFMLIKKKLKKDEKIEKHNHENEEIIFTVLKGKVEVFLNEKENHILVPGEILQFDGINFISAVAIEDSEFSVTLIKK
- a CDS encoding TraX family protein, yielding MFIDHYHYIIVGNQIFNIIGRIAFPIFAFSLNEGYFHTSNLKKYLIRLFTFAVIIQIPAILFKLNYPVNIFFTLFFGLLAIYILNLKNKKMPLYIFVFLKIFLIFLIFYISKKFKFDYGIYGILLIIIFNIFRNKKLFLFLAFFLLNLAVVVFPNIFGLFKIQFFSMFSLVFIFSYNGKKGKSLKYFFYLFYPIHFLILETINFFLKKL